The proteins below come from a single Branchiostoma floridae strain S238N-H82 chromosome 5, Bfl_VNyyK, whole genome shotgun sequence genomic window:
- the LOC118415917 gene encoding cytochrome P450 2J6-like, producing the protein MMSSALQVLDLVDARVILVLPLLLLFTYMYSRRPRNLPPGPWGWPVIGSLPSLAWSKNLHLDFMDWQRKYGPVTYFRMGMLDAVVLGGYDTIRQALVKQSEVFSGRPTHLAVVNKISNNKGIVLLPSGPLWKEQRKFALTTLRSFGFGKRSLEVQISEESAELCEQIRNLGGEPFNITRLLQKAATNIISSLVFARRFEYDDPRFLQLMRDFDAIVETNFLAMPENILPFLGCVLDSGKKVIEIFQGPENFVRAEINEHQLTFDPNDVRDFIDSYLLEMQAQDQSDTTFTEDQLLHTVLDLFVGGTETTTTTLRWASLLMIVHPDIQRKVHEEIDGVLGQGQTPSMSHRDQLPYTQAVLTEVSRFATIAPLSVAHTTSEDTVLNGYHIPKQTIVIPSIWSVHHDEKLFPQHDKFDPTRFLDEKGQYKKDEHVIPFSAGPRVCLGEQLARMELFLFFTALMQHFTFKTPEGAPAPSMKGRMATTHFPEPFDMIALVRE; encoded by the exons ATGATGTCTTCTGCTCTCCAAGTGTTGGACCTGGTGGACGCCCGTGTCATCTTGGTGCTGCCGTTACTCCTGCTCTTCACCTACATGTACTCCAGACGTCCCAGGAACCTCCCACCCGGACCGTGGGGCTGGCCTGTCATTGGAAGCCTACCAAGTCTCGCCTGG AGCAAGAATCTCCACCTGGACTTCATGGACTGGCAGAGGAAATATGGGCCCGTCACCTATTTTCGCATGGGAATGCTG GATGCTGTGGTGCTCGGCGGTTATGACACCATCCGACAAGCCCTGGTGAAGCAGTCCGAGGTGTTCTCTGGCAGACCCACTCACCTAGCGGTCGTCAATAAGATTTCCAACAACAAAG GTATCGTTTTGCTGCCTTCTGGGCCGCTCTGGAAGGAGCAGCGAAAGTTTGCCCTGACCACTCTTAGGAGTTTCGGCTTCGGGAAGCGAAGTTTGGAAGTGCAGATATCAGAGGAGTCTGCTGAATTGTGCGAGCAGATCCGTAACCTGGGCGGCGAACCGTTCAACATCACCAGGCTGCTGCAGAAGGCAGCCACCAACATCATCAGCTCACTGGTCTTCGCGCGTCGCTTCGAGTATGACGATCCGCGCTTCCTACAGCTCATGCGGGACTTTGACGCCATTGTTGAAACCAACTTCCTAGCCATGCCTGAGAACATCCTCCCTTTCCTGGGCTGTGTCCTGGACAGTGGGAAAAAG GTGATTGAGATATTTCAGGGCCCTGAAAACTTTGTCCGAGCTGAGATCAATGAGCATCAGCTGACATTTGATCCGAACGACGTCCGCGACTTCATCGACTCGTACCTGTTGGAGATGCAGGCCCAAGACCAGAGTGACACTACCTTCACCGAAGATCAGTTACTTCACACAGTGCTTGACTTATTTGTAGGGGGCACCGAAACTACGACTACCACCCTGCGATGGGCAAGCTTGTTGATGATTGTACACCCGGATATTCAGCGAAAG GTCCATGAGGAGATTGACGGTGTGCTGGGACAGGGCCAGACCCCGTCCATGTCCCACCGTGACCAGCTGCCCTACACACAGGCCGTCCTGACGGAGGTCTCCAGGTTTGCAACTATCGCTCCCCTGAGCGTGGCTCACACCACATCCGAGGACACCGTTCTGAACGG GTACCACATTCCGAAGCAGACTATCGTCATCCCCAGTATCTGGTCAGTCCATCACGACGAGAAGCTGTTTCCCCAACACGACAAGTTCGACCCCACCCGTTTCTTGGATGAGAAGGGGCAGTACAAGAAGGATGAGCATGTCATACCGTTTTCTGCAG GACCGCGTGTCTGTTTAGGTGAACAGTTGGCAAGGATGGAACTCTTCCTGTTCTTCACGGCACTCATGCAGCACTTTACTTTCAAGACACCAGAAGGCGCTCCTGCACCATCTATGAAAGGACGTATGGCAACCACACACTTCCCCGAGCCTTTTGACATGATTGCTTTGGTCCgtgaataa